The Pecten maximus chromosome 12, xPecMax1.1, whole genome shotgun sequence genome includes a region encoding these proteins:
- the LOC117339829 gene encoding homeobox protein engrailed-2b-like has translation MDCSMNSRHHNSLTSSCYSRDSAFFTAPRTWHPHIYEKTPKQPTPHFISNILGICFDKDNVKIEEKRSIHARSDERRHRGYGYDSSDGKEGYTKHRNSDLDGYISGPENLENRHHGTSHESDCDTKQKRKSEDEDSNPDNQAKKKKARTTFTGRQIFELEKQFEQKKYLSSAERAEMAALLNVTETQVKIWFQNRRTKWKKQENISNAEAAEHKVHVDKTHDMARASVNTKAGKSESLSVPVVQISLKQTVFTQQINMEGDIVKQSNDSPIPNNNSHDSTPRHDPLSECENSKDSNVHLEHETSEPCVDVDVTETRVPESNDVLDDETSKDIPATICSQPYQ, from the exons ATGGATTGCAGTATGAATTCAAGACATCACAATTCGTTGACATCATCATGCTATTCAAGAGACAGTGCTTTTTTCACAGCGCCTCGAACCTGGCATCCTCATATTTACGAGAAGACACCCAAACAACCGACACCCCACTTCATATCTAACATCCTGGGGATCTGCTTCGATAAGGACAATGTTAAAATCGAGGAAAAGAGGTCAATTCACGCGCGTAGTGACGAACGGCGACATCGTGGCTATGGGTACGATTCCAGCGACGGAAAAGAAGGCTACACTAAACACCGGAATTCGGACTTGGACGGATACATATCCGGACCGGAGAACTTGGAAAATAGACATCACGGTACAAGCCATGAGA GTGACTGCGACACAAAACAGAAACGGAAAAGTGAAGACGAGGATTCAAACCCTGACAATCAAGCAAAGAAGAAAAAAGCACGAACCACGTTCACCGGCAGAcaaatatttgaattagagaAGCAATTTGAACAAAAAAAGTACCTTTCATCAGCTGAACGTGCAGAAATGGCGGCGCTATTAAACGTCACAGAAACACAG GTGAAGATTTGGTTTCAAAACAGACGAACGAAATGgaagaaacaggaaaacatttCCAACGCTGAAGCAGCGGAACATAAAGTGCACGTGGACAAAACTCACGACATGGCACGTGCGTCTGTCAACACTAAAGCGGGGAAATCGGAATCCCTTTCTGTACCCGTCGTCCAGATATCCTTAAAACAAACAGTTTTTACACAACAAATAAACATGGAAGGTGATATCGTAAAACAGTCAAATGATTCTCCCATTCCAAACAACAATTCTCATGATTCCACTCCCAGACATGACCCTTTATCAGAGTGTGAAAACTCAAAAGACTCTAATGTTCATCTGGAACATGAAACTTCGGAACCTTGTGTTGATGTTGACGTCACCGAAACTCGTGTACCAGAAAGTAATGACGTTTTAGACGATGAAACATCGAAAGATATCCCAGCAACAATTTGTTCACAACCGTACCAATGA